CCAGCGCGGAGAGGGACTTCTTGAGCGCGTGCTCCGGTTCTTCCGTGTCGCGGATGGACTGTTCGACCGTCTTGGTCCGGAACAGCCCGTCTCCGCTGGGTGGCGTGTCCTGCTGCGTGCTCACCGGCGTACCTCCACGCACTCGTCGTGTACGCCATGATTCGGACCCGGCAGCCCCTGGAATGCCCGTGAACGCGTGGTATGCCCCGATTTCACGCGAATGGGCCGGTCGGACCACCCTGGTGGGGTGGGCGACCGGCCCATGCCGTGCGCTGTGGATCAGTCGCGGGCGGGCTCCACGACGCGGCTCTCGTAGCGGCCGTCGAGCTTCGCGACCAGGCCGGTGACCTGGCGGGCGATGTCCGGTGCGGTCAGCCCGATCTCCGCCATGACCTCGCCACGCGAGGCGTGGTCGAGGAACACCGGCGGGATGCCGAAGTCGCGCAGCGGTACGTCGACACCGGCGTCACGCAGCGCCTGGGCGACGGCGGAGCCGACACCGCCGGCCCTGCTGTTGTCCTCGACGGTGACGACGACCCGGTGCTCGGCCGCGAGCGGGGCGAGCGCCTCGTCGACGGGCTTGACCCAGCGCGGGTCGACCACGGTCGTGGAGATGCCCTGGGCGTCCAGCAGGGCGGCGATCTCCAGGCACATCGGGGCGAGGGCACCGACGGAGACCAGGAGGACGTCCGGCTTGTCCGTGCCCGGCGAGCGGAGCACGTCCATACCGCCCACCGTGCCGACCGCCTTGACCGCGGGACCGACGGCGCCCTTGGAGAAGCGGACGACGGTGGGGGCGTCGTCGACGGCCACGGCCTCGCGCAGCTGGGCGCGGACCTGGTCGGCGTCGCGCGGGGCGGCGATGCGGAGGGTCGGCACGCACTGCAGGATCGACATGTCCCACATGCCGTTGTGCGAGGCGCCGTCCGTGCCCGTGACACCGGCCCGGTCCAGGACGAAGGTCACACCGCACCTGTGCAGGGCCACGTCCATCAGGACCTGGTCGAAGGCACGGTTCAGGAAGGTCGCGTACACCGCGAAGACGGGGTGCAGTCCGCCGGTGGCAAGGCCCGCCGCGGAGACCGCGCCGTGCTGCTCGGCGATCCCCACGTCGTAGATCCGGTCCGGGAAGGCCTCCTCGAACTTGCCGAGGCCGACCGGCTGGAGCATGGCGGCCGTGATCGCGACGATGTCCTCGCGCTCGTGGCCGAGCTTGACCATCTCCTCGCCGAAGACCGACGTCCAGTCGAGCCCCGAGGTGGAGATCGGCAGGCCGGTGTCCGGGTGGATCTTGCCGACCGCGTGGAAACGGTCCGCCTCGTCCTCGAGGGCAGGGGTGTAACCGCGGCCCTTCTCGGTGAGGCAGTGCACGATCACCGGGCCGCCGAAGCGCTTGGCCCGCTGGAGCGCGGACTCCAGTGCCTCGATGTCGTGGCCGTCGATCGGGCCGACGTACTTCAGCCCGAGGTCCTCGAACATGCCCTGCGGGGCGATGAAGTCCTTGAGGCCCTTCTTGGCGCCGTGCAGGGTCTCGTACAGCGGCCTGCCGACGACCGGTGTGCGCTCCAGGAGGTCCTTGCCGCGGGCGAGGAACCGCTCGTACCCGTCGGTGGTCCGGAGAGTGGCGAGGTGGTTCGCGAGGCCCCCGATGGTCGGGGCGTAGGAGCGCTCGTTGTCGTTGACGACGATGACGAGGGGGCGGTCCTTGGCGGCGGCGATGTTGTTCAGCGCCTCCCAGGCCATACCGCCGGTGAGCGCGCCGTCACCGATCACGGCGACGACGTGGTCCTCCTTGCCCAGGACCTCGTTGGCCTTGGCGAGGCCGTCGGCCCAGCCGAGCACCGTCGAGGCGTGGGAGTTCTCGATGACGTCGTGCTCGGACTCCGCGCGGGAGGGATATCCGGAGAGTCCGCCCTTGCTCTTGAGCTTCGAGAAGTCCTGCCGGCCGGTGAGCAGCTTGTGCACGTAGCTCTGGTGGCCGGTGTCGAAGAGGACCTTGTCCTGCGGGGACTCGAAGACGCGGTGCAGGGCGATGGTCAGCTCGACCACACCCAGGTTCGGGCCGAGGTGGCCACCGGTCTTGGACACCGCCTCGACGAGGAAGGTACGGATCTCCCCGGCGAGCTGGTCCAGCTGCTCGGAGTCGAGCCGGTCCAGGTCGCGCGGTCCCCTGATGCGGGTCAGCAGATCCACCCGTGCCTCCTTGCGTGTGAGCTGGTCGAGCGAGTCGATCCGATGAGTCTAATGTTCCGCCGGCGGACCCGGTCATCGGGCGGCGCATTCAGCCGCACCGCGCCGGGGCGCGCCGGACGCGCAGGTGCCCGGCATCGCGGGGATGCCGGGCACATGTGTGCAGGTACGACGGTCAGGCGCGGCCGGCCGTCTTCTGCGTCTTGCGGGTGATGGAGTCGATGACGACCGTGATGAGAAGAACAGCACCGGTGATCATGTAGTTGATCGGCGTGGCGATGCCTTCCAGCGCGAGGCCGTACTGGATCGAGACGATCACCATGACACCGAGCAGCGCGTTCCAGGTGCGTCCCCGGCCGCCGAAGAGGCTGGTGCCGCCGATGACGGCCGCGGCGATGACGTTCATCAGGAGGTCACCGGCCCCGGAGCCCTGGTTGGCCGCCGCGATCTTGGACGCCCAGAAGAGGCCGCCGATCGCCGCGAAGGTGCCCGCGATGGAGAAGACCGAGACGCGGATCGCGGTGACGTTGATACCGGCGCGCCGGGACGCCTCGACGCTGCCGCCGAGCGCGAAGATCTTCCGGCCGTAGGAGGTGCGGCGCAGGACGAAGTCCGTACCGACCAGGACGATCAGGAAGAGGACCAGGGCCAGCGGCAGACCGCGGTACTGGTTGAACATGAACGCGGCGCCGAAGGCGAACACCGCGAGCACGACGGTGCGGACCACGATGTCGACGAGCGGCCGCGCGGGGATGCCCGCGGCCTCACGGCGGCGGGTGTCCAGGAAGGCCGAGAGGAAGTAGCCGATCACCGAGACGGCGGCGAGGCCGTAGGCGGCGGCGACGTCCGAGAAGTAGTACGTGGTCAGGTTGCCGACGACACCGTCGCTGTCCAGGTTGATCGTGCCGGTGTCACCGAGCAGCTGGAGCATGAAGCCCAGCCAGAACAGCAGCCCGGCGAGGGTCACGGCGAAGGCGGGGGCGCCTATCCGTGCGAAGAAGAAGCCGTGGATGGCTCCGATGACCGCGCCGCTGAGGATGGCGACGAGTATGGCGAGCCACTCGTTCATGCCGTGGGTGACGCTGAGCACGGCGACGACCGCGCCCGAGACACCGCTGACCGAGCCGACCGAGAGGTCGATCTCGCCGAGCAGCAGCACGAAGATGATGCCGACGGCCATCATGCCGGTCGCCACCATCGTGACGGCGATGTCGCTGACGTTCTTCGCCGAGAGGAACTCGGAGTTCAGGCTCTGGAAGACGACGCAGATGATGATCAGGCCGATGATCACGGGGATCGAGCCGAGGTCACCGCCGCGCATCTTGCGCTTGAACTCGGTGAGGTAGCCGCCGAGGCCCTGCTCGCGCACGAGGAGCCTGGGGTCGACCGCGGTGTCGGCGCCCTTGGCCGCCTCCGGGTTGACCACTGCGGTGGACGTCTTGTCGGTTGTCACTTCTGGGCCTCCGCGTTGCGCGCCGCACGACGGGTCACGGCGTTCTCCGTGGCGCCCGTGATGGCGGAGATGATCTCTTCCTGCGAGGTGGTCTTCACGTCGAAGACCCCGTTGTTCCGGCCCAGCCGGAGTACGGCGACCTTGTCGGCGACGGCCTTCACATCGGCCATGTTGTGGCTGATGAGGATGACCGCGTGGCCTCGCTCGCGCAGCCGCTCGACGAGGTCGAGGACCTGCGCGGTCTGCTCGACACCGAGGGCGGCGGTGGGCTCGTCGAGGATGACGAGCTTGGGCTCGCCCAGCATCGAGCGGGCGATGGCGACCGTCTGGCGCTGACCGCCGGAGAGCGACGCGATCGGGATGCGGACGCTGGGGATACGGATCGACAGCGTGCTGAGGAGCTCGCGCGAGCGCCGCTCCATCTCGACCTCGTCGAGGATTCCGAACTTGCGGAGCTCCCGTCCGAGGTAGAGGTTGCCGACGACGTCGATGTTGTCGCAGAGCGCGAGGTCCTGGTAGACGGTCGCGATCCCCAGGCTCTGGGCGTCGTGCGGCTTGTTGATCTGGACGGCCCGGCCGTCCCACTCGATGACACCGTCATCGATGGGATGCACTCCGGCGATCGTCTTGACCAGCGTTGATTTACCGGCTCCGTTGTCACCCACCAGGGCGACCACCTCACCGGCGTGGACCTCAAGCTCTACGTCGGTGAGCGCCTGGACGGCACCGAATCGCTTGGAGACCCCTCGCAACGCCAACACGGGCGTAGCGGACACGTGAACCATCTCCTTCGCCGCCTGACCCGGCGGGGATGCCGCGCCTGGGGGAAGGCGCGGTGGTCGAGCAGAAGAATTGTGGAAGAGCCGAAGCGTTCCGTCCGGCGCCCCGCCCGGTAGCGGGACAGTTGGTGGGCGGGGCACCGGACAGGCTTCGGGGCCGCCCGGCAGGCCGTGGAGGGCCGGCCGGGCGGGTGGGGCCTACTTCAGGCCCGCGGCGTCGCAGGCGGCCTTGTACTTGGCCGTGCAGATCTCGTCGAGCGTCCAGATGCCGTCCTTGAGGACGGTGTCCTTGATGTTGTCCTTGGTCAGCGAGACGACCGGGACGAGGACGGTGGCGATGCCCTTCGTGCCGGCGTTGTCGACCTTGGACGTGGCGATGGAGTCGAGCTTCTCGCCCTTGGCGAGCGCGACGGCCATCTCCGCGGCGACGATGCCCTCCTGCGGGTAGGGCTTGTAGACGCTCATGAACTGCTCACCGGTGACGATGCGCTGCACACCCGCGAGTTCGGCGTCCTGGCCGGTGACCGGCGGGAGCTTGGAGAGCCCGGCGGACTTGAGGGCCTGGATGATGCCGCCGGCCATGCCGTCGTTGGCGGAGTACACGCCGGCGATCTTGTCCTTGCCCAGAGCGGTGATCGCGCCCTCCATGTTGGAGTTGGCGTTCTCCGGCTTCCACTCCTTGGTGTCGTACTCCTTGCCGTAGGTCACCTTGCCGTCGAGGACCGACTTGGCGCCCTTCTTGAAGAGCGCGGCGTTCGGGTCGGTGATCGAGCCGTTCATCATCACGACGGTGGGCTTGGCGGCGTCGCCCAGGGCCTCCAGCAGGGCCTTGCCCTGCACGCGGCCGACCTCTTCGTTGTCGAAGGAGGTGTAGGCGTCGATCGGACCCTCGGCGAGGCGGTCGAAGGCGACGACGGGGATGCCCTCGTCCTTGGCCTTCTTCACGCTGTTCTCGATGGCCTTGGCGTCGACGGCGTCGATGATGAGGGCGTCGACCTTGTTCGTGATCATGGTGTCGACCTGCTGCGCCTGCAGCGTGGCGTCCTGCTTGGCGTTGGCGTAGGTGACCTCCGCCTTGCCGCCGGTGAGCTCGCCGACCTTCTTCTCGATGATCGGCTTGTCGAACTTCTCGTAACGGGCCGTGACGTTCTCGGGGAGAAGCAGGCCGATCTTGAGGTTGTCGCCCTTCTTCGCCGAGTCGGTGTCGGCGGTCTTGTCGCCCGACTCCTTGGCGCTTCCGCAGGCTGCGAGCGAGACGGCCATGGTGGTGGCGGCAACGGCAACGGCGG
The DNA window shown above is from Streptomyces sp. Alt3 and carries:
- the dxs gene encoding 1-deoxy-D-xylulose-5-phosphate synthase produces the protein MDLLTRIRGPRDLDRLDSEQLDQLAGEIRTFLVEAVSKTGGHLGPNLGVVELTIALHRVFESPQDKVLFDTGHQSYVHKLLTGRQDFSKLKSKGGLSGYPSRAESEHDVIENSHASTVLGWADGLAKANEVLGKEDHVVAVIGDGALTGGMAWEALNNIAAAKDRPLVIVVNDNERSYAPTIGGLANHLATLRTTDGYERFLARGKDLLERTPVVGRPLYETLHGAKKGLKDFIAPQGMFEDLGLKYVGPIDGHDIEALESALQRAKRFGGPVIVHCLTEKGRGYTPALEDEADRFHAVGKIHPDTGLPISTSGLDWTSVFGEEMVKLGHEREDIVAITAAMLQPVGLGKFEEAFPDRIYDVGIAEQHGAVSAAGLATGGLHPVFAVYATFLNRAFDQVLMDVALHRCGVTFVLDRAGVTGTDGASHNGMWDMSILQCVPTLRIAAPRDADQVRAQLREAVAVDDAPTVVRFSKGAVGPAVKAVGTVGGMDVLRSPGTDKPDVLLVSVGALAPMCLEIAALLDAQGISTTVVDPRWVKPVDEALAPLAAEHRVVVTVEDNSRAGGVGSAVAQALRDAGVDVPLRDFGIPPVFLDHASRGEVMAEIGLTAPDIARQVTGLVAKLDGRYESRVVEPARD
- a CDS encoding sugar ABC transporter permease — encoded protein: MTTDKTSTAVVNPEAAKGADTAVDPRLLVREQGLGGYLTEFKRKMRGGDLGSIPVIIGLIIICVVFQSLNSEFLSAKNVSDIAVTMVATGMMAVGIIFVLLLGEIDLSVGSVSGVSGAVVAVLSVTHGMNEWLAILVAILSGAVIGAIHGFFFARIGAPAFAVTLAGLLFWLGFMLQLLGDTGTINLDSDGVVGNLTTYYFSDVAAAYGLAAVSVIGYFLSAFLDTRRREAAGIPARPLVDIVVRTVVLAVFAFGAAFMFNQYRGLPLALVLFLIVLVGTDFVLRRTSYGRKIFALGGSVEASRRAGINVTAIRVSVFSIAGTFAAIGGLFWASKIAAANQGSGAGDLLMNVIAAAVIGGTSLFGGRGRTWNALLGVMVIVSIQYGLALEGIATPINYMITGAVLLITVVIDSITRKTQKTAGRA
- a CDS encoding sugar ABC transporter substrate-binding protein, whose translation is MNTRMRRAAVAVAATTMAVSLAACGSAKESGDKTADTDSAKKGDNLKIGLLLPENVTARYEKFDKPIIEKKVGELTGGKAEVTYANAKQDATLQAQQVDTMITNKVDALIIDAVDAKAIENSVKKAKDEGIPVVAFDRLAEGPIDAYTSFDNEEVGRVQGKALLEALGDAAKPTVVMMNGSITDPNAALFKKGAKSVLDGKVTYGKEYDTKEWKPENANSNMEGAITALGKDKIAGVYSANDGMAGGIIQALKSAGLSKLPPVTGQDAELAGVQRIVTGEQFMSVYKPYPQEGIVAAEMAVALAKGEKLDSIATSKVDNAGTKGIATVLVPVVSLTKDNIKDTVLKDGIWTLDEICTAKYKAACDAAGLK
- a CDS encoding ATP-binding cassette domain-containing protein, with the protein product MVHVSATPVLALRGVSKRFGAVQALTDVELEVHAGEVVALVGDNGAGKSTLVKTIAGVHPIDDGVIEWDGRAVQINKPHDAQSLGIATVYQDLALCDNIDVVGNLYLGRELRKFGILDEVEMERRSRELLSTLSIRIPSVRIPIASLSGGQRQTVAIARSMLGEPKLVILDEPTAALGVEQTAQVLDLVERLRERGHAVILISHNMADVKAVADKVAVLRLGRNNGVFDVKTTSQEEIISAITGATENAVTRRAARNAEAQK